From Actinomyces slackii, a single genomic window includes:
- a CDS encoding proline--tRNA ligase, whose product MLQTMSTAFIRTLREDPADAEVASHKLLVRACYIRRAAPGIYTWLPLGLRTLRKIEAIVREEMDAIGGQEVHFPGLLPAEPYKASGRWSDYGPTLFTLTDRKDNDYLLAPTHEEMFTLAVKDMYSSYKDLPAVIYQIQTKYRDEARPRAGIIRGRDFVMKDSYSFDVDDAGLEASYRLHRDAYERLFARLGLDYVIVNAMAGAMGGSHSEEFLHPSPIGEDTFVRSAGGYAANAEAVTTVVPDPVDASGVGPARVVDTPDTPTIETLVDLCNEAYPRADGRPWRASDTLKNVVMVLTHPDGRRELLVVGVPGDRDIDMRRLEAAVAPAEAEMATDDDFEGHPELVRGYIGPTAIGPNSPKRRVEIDQEGNERLTGSVRYLVDPRIVEGTSWVTGANETKKHVLDLVMGRDFTADGTIEAATIHEGDPAPDGSGPLSLARGIELGHIFALGRKYSRALDLTVLDENGKAQVVTMGSYGVGVSRVMAALAEANHDEHGLTWPIAVAPYHVQVLATGKDEEIFSTAASIAQALDAEGIEVLYDDRRKVSAGVKFADAELLGLPYTLVVGRDLGKQGTVEIRDRRSAERHSVPANEAAEHLASLVHQALAAAAGDQGS is encoded by the coding sequence GTGCTACAGACCATGTCCACCGCCTTCATCCGCACCCTGCGCGAGGACCCCGCTGACGCCGAGGTCGCCAGCCACAAGCTGCTGGTGCGCGCCTGCTACATCCGCCGCGCCGCCCCGGGCATCTACACCTGGCTGCCGCTGGGCCTGCGCACGCTGCGCAAGATCGAGGCGATCGTGCGCGAGGAGATGGATGCGATCGGCGGCCAGGAGGTCCACTTCCCGGGCCTGCTGCCCGCCGAGCCCTACAAGGCCTCGGGGCGCTGGAGCGACTACGGCCCCACCCTGTTCACCCTGACCGATCGCAAGGACAACGACTACCTCCTGGCCCCCACCCATGAGGAGATGTTCACCCTGGCGGTCAAGGACATGTACTCCTCCTACAAGGACCTGCCGGCCGTCATCTACCAGATCCAGACCAAGTACCGCGACGAGGCCCGCCCTCGCGCCGGCATCATTCGCGGGCGCGACTTCGTCATGAAGGACTCCTACTCCTTCGACGTCGACGACGCCGGCCTGGAGGCCTCCTACCGGCTGCACCGCGACGCCTACGAGCGCCTCTTCGCCCGCCTGGGCCTGGACTACGTCATCGTCAACGCCATGGCCGGCGCCATGGGCGGCTCCCACTCCGAGGAGTTCCTCCACCCCTCACCCATCGGGGAGGACACCTTCGTGCGATCCGCCGGCGGGTACGCCGCCAATGCCGAGGCCGTGACCACCGTGGTCCCCGATCCGGTCGACGCCTCCGGGGTCGGGCCCGCCCGCGTCGTCGACACCCCCGACACCCCCACCATCGAGACCCTCGTCGATCTGTGCAACGAGGCCTACCCCCGTGCCGATGGCCGCCCCTGGCGGGCCTCGGACACCCTGAAGAACGTCGTCATGGTCCTGACCCACCCCGATGGCCGCCGCGAGCTGCTCGTGGTGGGCGTGCCCGGGGACCGGGACATCGATATGAGGCGCCTGGAGGCCGCCGTCGCCCCGGCCGAGGCTGAGATGGCCACGGATGATGACTTCGAGGGCCACCCCGAGCTGGTGCGCGGCTACATCGGTCCCACCGCCATCGGCCCCAACTCTCCCAAGCGCCGCGTGGAGATCGACCAGGAGGGCAATGAGCGCCTGACCGGCTCCGTGCGCTACCTCGTGGACCCGCGCATCGTTGAGGGCACCAGCTGGGTCACCGGGGCCAACGAGACCAAGAAGCACGTCCTGGACCTGGTCATGGGCCGCGACTTCACCGCCGACGGCACCATCGAGGCCGCCACCATCCACGAGGGCGACCCGGCCCCCGACGGCTCGGGGCCCCTGAGCCTGGCCCGCGGCATCGAGCTGGGCCACATCTTCGCCCTGGGGCGCAAGTACTCCCGGGCCCTGGACCTGACCGTTCTCGACGAGAACGGCAAGGCCCAGGTGGTGACCATGGGCTCCTACGGGGTGGGCGTCAGCCGCGTCATGGCGGCCCTGGCCGAGGCCAACCACGACGAGCACGGCCTGACCTGGCCCATCGCCGTGGCGCCGTACCACGTCCAGGTCCTGGCCACCGGCAAGGATGAGGAGATCTTCTCCACCGCCGCCTCCATTGCTCAGGCCCTGGACGCCGAGGGCATCGAGGTCCTCTACGACGACCGCCGCAAGGTCTCAGCCGGGGTGAAGTTCGCCGACGCCGAGCTTCTGGGTCTGCCCTACACGCTGGTGGTCGGGCGCGACCTGGGCAAGCAGGGCACCGTGGAGATCCGCGACCGCCGCAGCGCGGAGCGCCACTCGGTGCCGGCGAATGAGGCCGCGGAGCACCTTGCCTCGCTCGTGCACCAGGCCCTGGCGGCCGCCGCGGGCGACCAGGGCAGCTGA
- a CDS encoding STM3941 family protein — translation MNPQVFYHKRWPLLWRTMICACVSLFCFYALLQGITYGDFYGLFLGVVGTPIFIALLLGWCSLWRQPALIIDDRGITDHTSMVSLGFIPWEQVQAVIPAGVATRGAGRHDYVYIAFADPQWPWDRLSRMWRWFWRVIHRTGGGPPVPLTMDAMKMTSVECALLLMEQQRLRRPDLPPVLGPVEESPGVVVMPAEVVRMAGLRP, via the coding sequence ATGAATCCTCAGGTCTTCTACCACAAGCGCTGGCCCCTGCTGTGGCGAACGATGATCTGCGCCTGTGTCAGTCTGTTCTGCTTCTATGCCCTACTCCAGGGGATAACGTACGGGGATTTCTATGGTCTATTCCTCGGCGTTGTGGGGACCCCGATTTTTATCGCCTTGCTCCTGGGGTGGTGCAGCCTCTGGAGACAGCCTGCCCTGATCATCGACGATCGCGGCATCACCGATCACACCTCCATGGTCTCTCTCGGGTTCATCCCGTGGGAGCAGGTCCAAGCCGTGATCCCTGCTGGGGTGGCGACGCGGGGTGCCGGGCGGCATGACTATGTCTACATCGCCTTCGCCGATCCGCAGTGGCCGTGGGATCGGTTGTCCAGGATGTGGCGCTGGTTCTGGCGCGTGATCCATCGCACGGGAGGCGGGCCTCCGGTGCCGCTGACCATGGACGCCATGAAGATGACCTCCGTGGAATGCGCTCTCCTTCTCATGGAGCAGCAGCGCCTGCGCCGCCCTGATCTGCCCCCTGTGCTGGGACCGGTGGAGGAGTCACCTGGAGTCGTCGTCATGCCTGCCGAGGTGGTGCGCATGGCCGGCCTCCGCCCGTGA